A stretch of Canis lupus baileyi chromosome 7, mCanLup2.hap1, whole genome shotgun sequence DNA encodes these proteins:
- the RFPL4B gene encoding ret finger protein-like 4B: MAHSLQEEVTCPICLEIFYCPILLSCDHIFCFHCMQRWVLEHRDLKSACPMCRGMTENPALEEWQIGALALLVRQHSSLLERALHLSKEPLRFREDVTLEASSANPFLVLSDDLRKVQCGRMCRNPVEDPQRFTYLACVLGAPRFSSGCHYWEVQVGEAKEWTLGICRESVNRQRKRGFSPKHGFWSISLKVGAICTSSVPEARVPASPRLSHVGIFLDVDMEELKFFDVGDNALIYTHDHVSCLEPLRPFFCPELPGEGDFGASLKICS; the protein is encoded by the coding sequence ATGGCCCACAGTCTGCAAGAGGAAGTGACCTGTCCTATTTGTCTGGAAATTTTCTACTGTCCCATTTTACTGTCCTGTGACCACATTTTCTGCTTCCATTGCATGCAAAGGTGGGTGCTAGAACACAGGGACCTGAAATCGGCCTGCCCCATGTGTCGGGGGATGACTGAGAACCCCGCTTTGGAAGAATGGCAGATTGGGGCACTGGCCCTCCTGGTCAGGCAGCACAGCAGTCTACTGGAGAGAGCGCTGCACTTGAGCAAGGAGCCCCTGAGGTTCCGGGAGGACGTGACCCTGGAGGCAAGCAGCGCCAACCCCTTTCTTGTCCTCTCGGACGACCTGAGGAAAGTTCAGTGTGGGAGGATGTGCCGCAACCCAGTGGAAGATCCCCAGAGGTTCACCTACCTGGCCTGTGTCCTGGGCGCCCCCCGCTTCTCCTCTGGCTGCCATTACTGGGAGGTCCAGGTGGGAGAGGCGAAGGAGTGGACTCTGGGCATCTGCAGGGAGTCGGTCAACAGACAGAGGAAGCGCGGCTTCTCGCCGAAGCATGGCTTCTGGTCCATCAGCCTGAAGGTGGGAGCAATCTGCACCAGCTCCGTCCCAGAAGCCAGAGTTCCTGCAAGCCCTCGGCTTAGCCACGTAGGGATATTTTTAGACGTCGACATGGAAGAACTCAAGTTCTTTGACGTTGGTGACAACGCCCTCATCTACACACACGATCACGTCTCGTGCTTGGAGCCTTTGCGTCCGTTCTTCTGTCCTGAGCTGCCCGGAGAAGGTGACTTTGGGGCCTCCCTGAAAATCTGCTCATGA